One Legionella hackeliae DNA segment encodes these proteins:
- a CDS encoding nucleoside hydrolase produces the protein MTKVVLYQDGSVDDYIALCYLAALSRQSKIKLVGVMTAGTGEVDAKCGLQNVAAVCNALNLQGIALGQGEDKRINPDYGQSFPDYIRSFIDTLPSLVGLNGKTINEQVPDVVESLHQIISQSEDPILIIATGPLTDLDRLFKTYPEDKKKVKISLMGGAIHIAGNIKDLDPKIPNDVAEWNIFADIAAARNVIASGVPLLMVPLDVTKYIRVTQEFYNQLAEMAGKDSEGAVGLMYELITALKNAFEKEHPEISFFEVYYLWDPFAAMVALDSQFAKIEEKYIQVNLATGKTEEVAELSEGVGRIRVAMDIAKPATEILKHLLDVVASLAPPEIQAKKSNVPSFTLFGKTGSSEDSLEKGHIPSLQ, from the coding sequence ATGACTAAAGTTGTTTTGTATCAAGATGGTTCTGTAGATGATTACATTGCGTTATGCTATCTTGCAGCGCTGTCTCGTCAGTCAAAGATAAAATTAGTCGGTGTAATGACAGCGGGTACTGGCGAGGTTGATGCCAAATGTGGCCTGCAAAATGTCGCTGCTGTTTGTAATGCATTGAATCTTCAAGGGATCGCTCTGGGGCAGGGCGAAGACAAACGAATTAATCCTGACTACGGTCAAAGCTTTCCCGACTACATCCGTTCATTTATAGATACCTTGCCTTCTCTTGTTGGGCTCAATGGAAAAACTATAAATGAACAGGTTCCAGATGTGGTTGAAAGTCTCCATCAAATTATATCTCAAAGTGAAGATCCTATTCTTATTATTGCTACAGGACCATTAACTGATTTAGATCGATTGTTCAAGACATATCCTGAGGATAAAAAGAAGGTAAAAATTAGTCTTATGGGTGGTGCAATTCATATTGCTGGAAATATTAAGGATCTTGATCCTAAAATCCCTAATGATGTTGCAGAATGGAATATTTTTGCCGATATTGCTGCTGCTAGAAACGTTATTGCATCAGGAGTTCCTCTGCTGATGGTGCCTCTTGATGTCACAAAATATATCCGTGTGACGCAAGAGTTCTACAATCAATTGGCCGAAATGGCTGGAAAAGATTCTGAAGGTGCTGTGGGATTAATGTATGAGTTAATCACAGCGTTAAAAAATGCGTTTGAAAAAGAACATCCAGAAATTAGTTTCTTTGAAGTGTATTATCTTTGGGATCCCTTTGCGGCTATGGTGGCATTAGATTCTCAATTTGCAAAAATCGAGGAAAAATATATTCAAGTCAACCTTGCAACGGGAAAAACAGAGGAAGTTGCAGAGCTAAGTGAGGGTGTTGGACGTATACGCGTGGCGATGGATATTGCTAAGCCTGCTACGGAAATTTTGAAGCATTTGTTAGACGTGGTTGCTTCTTTAGCACCTCCGGAAATACAGGCTAAAAAATCAAATGTACCCTCGTTTACGCTTTTCGGTAAGACTGGAAGCTCTGAGGATTCTCTAGAGAAAGGTCATATTCCCAGTCTCCAATAA
- a CDS encoding inverse autotransporter beta-barrel domain-containing protein, which yields MLRLPQLSFLTLSLLAASTSSYAEFHPSLFPFMPRVIGEGFFGDETLGEADALVPIYGNHGGIFYIDGMGKTGDDDGYLGSIGGGYRGIYNDRFLLGGYVFGDFNRVARGPHFPVVNPGLELMTSLWDIHVNGYFPTSPKQKVQGVFLGEQLGTTQYVSFAGHNQFDNLINLVEEVGNGVDGEVGLTLPMARNLRFYTGGYHFSFKESQDINGVIGGVEMPLNNYFTVSIRDSYDKVQKNTAQLTIRLTLGGMDKSGPPNVENRLLDPFRRHLGTWNTGSGIPSQEAYVNTGVRVLTRDNIWFFSSAGTPFVAANGFSNCTYENNCLDTSFSQTTVNSIDTISPNANFYLGSGSYGTFSGTSTFVAPQADFLTILTLNRGQSLYGRSNNFTTRGLRIIRGSLELAGDNNYDSLQLINNDNEFGAGLIIMDSSDVRVSNSIIGEASRKLGYREPVLIDRARDVVIDNSRIVAFVDNTTDSDISVNGVRITDSNRVALNNDVIVVSATQHGAAAVQCQGIFVIDSRLINIINSQLNVKVQNLAGQDVTARGLVLTRPLSEPLTIKNSTLNIDAISTGIGTSSAVMAEGISNASRVSVFDSVITVNSLNETSNGSSNAKIFNSEESSTLLTITRTSATASAKATGENATASALGLSVGREAIANLERAKITASAEASSTATAIGINETGFSIEKRATLNFAGMDIRSVAVANNSATAKALVAEWGLTEEVVSSNGTFLPSTINAEANSSFIAIAEGVELDNSIFTNNVKDNRSFDTQVTYNVAANGNLSSAIGVLAFNNSQATLFNSVLNVTTNNKPGIDFISSQNSVIRNCSFSGLILTGTCPVVGK from the coding sequence ATGCTGCGCCTCCCACAACTGTCTTTTTTAACGCTTTCCTTGTTAGCTGCCAGCACGAGCAGTTATGCTGAATTTCACCCGAGTTTATTTCCTTTTATGCCGCGTGTAATAGGCGAGGGTTTTTTTGGTGATGAGACTTTAGGCGAAGCGGATGCGCTGGTGCCAATTTATGGCAATCATGGCGGAATTTTTTACATTGATGGGATGGGTAAGACGGGTGATGACGATGGTTATTTAGGTAGCATTGGTGGAGGCTATCGGGGAATTTATAATGACCGATTTTTATTGGGCGGTTATGTTTTTGGTGATTTTAACCGAGTGGCCCGAGGGCCTCATTTTCCGGTAGTGAATCCAGGTTTGGAGCTTATGACTAGTCTTTGGGACATTCATGTGAATGGATATTTCCCCACCTCCCCGAAACAAAAGGTGCAAGGAGTATTTTTAGGGGAACAATTAGGTACGACGCAATATGTGAGTTTTGCGGGTCATAATCAATTTGATAACTTAATTAATCTGGTTGAAGAAGTAGGGAATGGGGTTGATGGTGAAGTGGGATTAACCTTGCCCATGGCGAGAAACCTTCGTTTTTACACAGGTGGTTATCATTTTTCGTTTAAAGAGTCGCAAGATATCAATGGGGTGATTGGTGGTGTAGAAATGCCGCTGAACAACTATTTCACGGTATCGATACGAGATAGTTATGACAAGGTCCAAAAAAATACGGCGCAATTAACGATTCGTTTAACCTTAGGCGGCATGGACAAAAGTGGCCCCCCAAATGTAGAGAATCGCTTATTAGACCCATTCCGAAGACATTTAGGCACTTGGAATACTGGTTCTGGGATTCCCAGTCAAGAAGCCTATGTGAATACAGGTGTGCGAGTGCTGACACGAGACAACATCTGGTTTTTTAGCAGTGCAGGAACACCTTTTGTCGCGGCAAATGGTTTTAGCAACTGTACTTATGAAAATAATTGTCTGGATACTTCATTTAGTCAAACGACCGTGAACTCGATTGACACTATCTCCCCGAATGCTAATTTTTACTTAGGCTCAGGGAGTTACGGCACATTTAGCGGGACCTCTACCTTTGTCGCACCGCAAGCGGATTTCCTCACAATATTAACTTTAAATCGCGGACAATCACTTTACGGGCGTAGTAATAATTTTACTACTCGAGGTTTACGTATTATAAGGGGTAGTCTTGAGCTTGCAGGAGATAACAATTATGACTCATTACAATTAATTAATAACGATAACGAGTTTGGCGCGGGTTTAATCATCATGGACAGTAGTGATGTCAGAGTTTCTAATTCAATAATCGGCGAAGCTAGTAGAAAGTTAGGTTATAGAGAACCTGTCCTGATTGATAGGGCTCGTGATGTAGTTATTGACAATAGTCGCATAGTGGCTTTTGTAGATAATACAACTGACTCAGATATTAGTGTTAATGGTGTAAGAATTACTGATTCGAATAGAGTAGCATTAAATAATGATGTAATCGTTGTCAGTGCAACTCAGCATGGAGCCGCCGCAGTACAATGTCAAGGTATCTTTGTTATTGATTCACGTTTGATAAATATTATAAATTCGCAATTAAATGTAAAGGTGCAAAATTTGGCGGGCCAAGATGTTACTGCCAGAGGGCTTGTTCTTACTCGTCCATTAAGCGAACCCTTGACCATAAAGAACTCAACATTAAACATCGATGCTATAAGCACAGGGATCGGAACAAGCAGTGCAGTAATGGCAGAGGGCATTTCTAATGCTTCGAGAGTCTCGGTTTTTGATTCGGTAATAACAGTAAATAGCTTAAATGAAACATCAAATGGAAGTAGTAACGCAAAAATCTTTAATTCGGAGGAAAGTTCAACGCTTTTGACTATTACCAGAACTTCAGCTACGGCAAGTGCGAAAGCCACCGGGGAAAATGCCACTGCCAGTGCGTTAGGATTGAGTGTGGGAAGAGAAGCAATAGCGAACCTTGAGAGAGCTAAAATTACTGCCTCAGCTGAAGCTTCATCCACTGCCACTGCAATTGGTATCAATGAAACAGGCTTTTCCATAGAAAAAAGAGCTACTTTGAATTTTGCAGGCATGGATATCAGGAGTGTTGCTGTTGCAAACAATTCGGCAACAGCTAAGGCACTAGTAGCTGAATGGGGTTTAACTGAAGAAGTCGTCAGCTCTAATGGAACTTTTTTACCGTCGACGATTAATGCAGAGGCTAATAGCTCCTTCATTGCTATTGCCGAAGGAGTGGAGTTAGATAACAGTATTTTTACAAATAATGTCAAAGACAATAGAAGTTTTGATACACAAGTTACTTACAATGTGGCAGCTAATGGAAACTTGAGTTCAGCTATTGGTGTTTTGGCATTTAATAATAGCCAGGCCACATTATTTAATTCAGTCCTGAATGTAACAACTAACAATAAACCTGGCATCGATTTCATAAGCTCTCAAAATAGTGTGATTCGAAACTGTAGCTTTTCTGGATTGATCCTCACAGGTACTTGCCCTGTGGTAGGAAAGTAA
- a CDS encoding NAD(P)/FAD-dependent oxidoreductase, translating to MKFDVLVLGGGIIGVSVATHLQMRGRSVALIDLKLPGSETSFGNAGLIQREGVYPYGFPRDWSSLIRYAFNRSPEVRYHPGTILKLAPFLWKYWFNSHPSRHAEIARSYATLIEHSVTEHHQMANAAGASHLLRSEGWLKVFRTAKVQETETKFAQKCQTEYGIRFEYVDAASLRHLEPNLDHSLIGALRYIESESVSDPGALVKSYANYFEQIGGRFFFGNANNLSEQWTLKTNEGQIQADSAVITLGPWSDTLLSRFGYRFPLAVKRGYHMHYEAKPETKLIHPVLDIENGYLITPMAKGIRLTTGAEFAKRDSKKTPVQLNIVEPIARQLFPITKRLDEIPWMGCRPCTPDMLPVIGPAPKHPKLWFAFGHAHHGLTLGPVTGRLLAQMITGEELITNPSPFCASRFKHYRNRKRS from the coding sequence ATGAAATTTGATGTCTTGGTACTTGGTGGTGGCATTATCGGTGTATCCGTTGCCACGCATTTGCAAATGCGTGGCCGTTCGGTGGCTCTCATCGATTTAAAATTGCCAGGCAGTGAAACGTCGTTTGGTAATGCCGGTCTAATCCAACGAGAAGGCGTTTATCCTTATGGATTTCCAAGGGATTGGTCTTCTTTAATCAGGTACGCATTTAATCGTTCGCCCGAAGTTAGGTATCACCCAGGAACAATACTCAAGCTTGCTCCTTTTTTGTGGAAATATTGGTTTAATTCCCATCCTTCGCGTCATGCCGAGATTGCTCGCTCCTATGCCACTTTAATTGAGCATAGCGTTACAGAGCATCATCAAATGGCAAATGCCGCTGGAGCAAGCCATCTATTACGCTCTGAGGGATGGCTTAAAGTATTTAGAACCGCAAAAGTTCAAGAGACAGAAACCAAGTTTGCGCAGAAGTGCCAAACGGAGTATGGAATTCGATTTGAATATGTGGATGCTGCTTCACTGCGTCATCTTGAACCCAATCTCGATCATTCATTGATAGGCGCTTTGCGATACATTGAATCTGAGAGTGTGAGTGATCCAGGCGCGTTGGTGAAAAGCTATGCAAATTATTTTGAACAGATAGGCGGTCGCTTTTTCTTTGGGAATGCAAATAATTTATCTGAGCAATGGACACTCAAAACAAATGAAGGACAAATACAGGCCGATTCTGCTGTCATCACTCTTGGACCCTGGTCAGACACACTGCTTTCACGTTTTGGCTACAGGTTTCCGCTGGCAGTCAAACGAGGATATCATATGCATTATGAGGCGAAACCGGAAACTAAACTCATTCATCCTGTGTTGGATATTGAGAATGGTTATTTAATAACCCCTATGGCAAAAGGTATTCGTCTCACTACAGGGGCTGAGTTTGCAAAACGTGATTCAAAAAAAACACCGGTGCAATTGAATATAGTAGAGCCTATTGCGCGCCAGCTTTTTCCCATTACAAAACGTCTCGATGAAATCCCTTGGATGGGATGTCGCCCGTGTACGCCTGATATGCTGCCAGTTATTGGACCCGCACCCAAACATCCCAAACTCTGGTTTGCTTTTGGACATGCTCATCATGGCCTAACCTTAGGACCTGTCACTGGGCGATTGTTGGCACAGATGATCACGGGTGAAGAGTTGATAACTAATCCTTCACCATTTTGTGCGAGTCGTTTTAAACATTATAGAAATCGTAAAAGATCCTAG
- a CDS encoding C1 family peptidase, which produces MRFKSITTALVACVLMNGAFAEEISIIGSKKFTLKQTRATSSRRDASGSSNHGKVIQLLRVQLSDEAKALLKSRAKDASEHTRQFSTNLKNSLALELPNKVELGMNKVPVLDQGMHGTCVTFAVTGALDAIISKGDYISQVCNLQLGSYLEKHGYGLSGWDGSYAINVINQIEQYGAVNRQNQKSKGCGGFKEYPTHSSHNPGSFIEPEKFRAMSEFIFGKLANWSDVYQQKNPVKTLEEVKQALQSKDRLVFAVLLPRTDLGTAGAVGKHNTYFYKDSWVLTPEILKAVDNVEDAHEMIITGYDDNAVAVDDKGKKHKGLLTLRNSWGTSVGDDGEFYMSYDYFKLLAFDVTRFSPQTM; this is translated from the coding sequence ATGAGGTTTAAAAGTATTACAACTGCATTAGTAGCATGCGTTTTAATGAACGGTGCCTTTGCAGAAGAAATTAGTATTATCGGTTCAAAAAAATTTACTTTAAAACAAACAAGGGCAACATCTTCTAGAAGGGATGCGTCTGGTAGTAGCAATCATGGAAAAGTAATTCAGCTATTGCGAGTTCAATTATCTGATGAAGCCAAAGCGCTCTTGAAAAGCCGTGCAAAAGACGCTAGTGAACATACCCGACAGTTCTCAACTAACCTAAAAAATTCTTTAGCTTTAGAATTACCAAACAAAGTAGAACTTGGGATGAACAAGGTTCCTGTACTCGATCAAGGAATGCATGGGACTTGTGTAACTTTCGCTGTAACAGGTGCTTTGGATGCTATTATCAGTAAAGGTGATTACATCAGCCAAGTTTGTAACCTCCAATTAGGTAGTTATCTTGAAAAGCATGGCTATGGCCTCAGTGGTTGGGATGGCAGTTATGCAATTAATGTCATCAATCAAATTGAACAGTATGGCGCTGTTAATCGACAAAATCAAAAATCTAAAGGATGTGGTGGTTTCAAAGAATATCCAACTCATTCCTCTCATAATCCAGGATCATTTATCGAACCTGAGAAATTCCGGGCTATGAGTGAGTTTATTTTTGGAAAACTAGCTAATTGGTCTGATGTATACCAACAAAAGAATCCAGTGAAAACTTTAGAAGAAGTCAAACAAGCGCTTCAGTCAAAAGATAGATTGGTTTTTGCTGTTCTACTCCCTCGCACCGATTTGGGTACAGCTGGTGCCGTGGGTAAACACAATACCTATTTCTATAAAGACAGCTGGGTTTTAACACCTGAAATATTAAAAGCTGTAGACAATGTAGAAGATGCCCATGAAATGATCATAACAGGCTATGATGATAATGCGGTAGCTGTTGATGACAAAGGAAAAAAACATAAAGGATTATTAACTCTACGCAACTCTTGGGGAACTTCAGTCGGTGATGATGGGGAGTTTTATATGTCTTACGACTATTTTAAATTACTTGCCTTTGATGTCACCCGATTTTCACCTCAAACAATGTAA
- a CDS encoding ankyrin repeat domain-containing protein codes for MAKDEENKQPKKTHQRMEEGPETSQQIEKRAKTEGLDTFGSFFEKRYTELEKIAENTYKLVVEGKLTEEEVPSFSFLDVYKTENFLLNDGRISNFKDILEGQNPAIIADLIVTHIQQHSEDSQQIIQISSYIENLRPIAKKAGLEAELASSLDFINKMKTLSAANKLSQKGDFGQTLLHFFAAQSHHTAMLILIEAGAALNAPTENGTTPIHLLFGDEQTFPDKYPSNDFLQKLIDYGADFSANAIDDIDHPGVGITPLDHLASAYISAEDEESKRCLLFLFDALKIDTPDKIKQALPTLSDDDRTQINELICDPSREHTIQI; via the coding sequence ATGGCTAAGGATGAAGAAAATAAACAACCGAAAAAAACACATCAAAGAATGGAAGAGGGTCCAGAAACCTCACAGCAAATTGAAAAACGAGCAAAAACCGAGGGTTTGGATACTTTTGGCTCTTTTTTTGAAAAGCGTTATACGGAATTAGAAAAGATTGCAGAAAATACCTATAAATTAGTTGTTGAAGGAAAATTAACGGAAGAGGAAGTTCCTAGCTTCTCTTTTCTTGACGTCTATAAAACTGAAAATTTTCTACTCAACGATGGCCGAATATCCAATTTTAAAGACATATTAGAAGGACAAAATCCTGCCATTATTGCCGATCTGATCGTGACCCATATTCAACAACACTCGGAGGATTCTCAACAAATTATACAGATTTCTTCCTATATCGAAAATTTACGACCAATAGCCAAAAAAGCAGGTTTAGAAGCAGAGCTGGCCAGTTCCCTCGACTTTATAAATAAAATGAAAACCCTCTCTGCAGCCAATAAATTATCTCAAAAGGGAGATTTTGGACAAACTCTTTTACATTTTTTTGCTGCGCAGTCACATCATACGGCTATGTTGATTTTGATAGAAGCGGGAGCCGCTCTTAATGCTCCCACAGAAAACGGTACCACACCCATACATTTGTTATTTGGTGATGAACAAACCTTCCCAGATAAGTATCCTTCTAATGATTTCCTACAAAAATTAATTGATTATGGAGCTGACTTCTCTGCAAATGCAATTGATGATATTGATCATCCAGGTGTTGGGATCACGCCATTAGACCATCTAGCCTCAGCCTACATATCTGCCGAAGATGAGGAGTCTAAACGGTGCCTTTTGTTTCTATTTGATGCGTTAAAAATAGATACTCCTGATAAAATTAAACAAGCGTTACCAACCTTGAGCGATGATGACCGCACTCAAATTAATGAATTGATTTGTGACCCCTCAAGAGAGCATACAATTCAAATCTAA
- a CDS encoding RhoGEF domain-containing protein — protein MLAVNQIQDTLTEHKAIQEMLDTEKNYNDALDRLLMVPSELMPDNVLFAQLKNYLPQLKNISDMLLKNVTMSLGNDIDPSALNQLKAQRTQLLKAFFTLYQDYARWYETYAKEVAINPRKFMGLDLYLSESHASKLGLSDYLIQPFQRGPRYNLLVIAAIEYNNKLPSDDSTKLSDESIADLVKIRDVIRDYLKAANSSMSTPQATAKAYQFGDYTWAALNFLSEYVKSQESQTMNVKTSPASGHKSGYKFGNVSRAIWTSIWSKPEVEKTSETEEVESTASSEEELESEGFVMLNPTKQG, from the coding sequence ATGTTAGCTGTTAACCAAATTCAAGACACTTTAACTGAACATAAAGCCATTCAAGAAATGCTAGATACTGAGAAAAATTATAACGATGCATTAGACAGACTGCTTATGGTTCCCTCTGAACTCATGCCTGATAATGTGCTTTTTGCCCAATTAAAAAATTATCTTCCTCAGTTAAAAAATATTTCTGATATGTTATTGAAGAATGTCACAATGTCTTTGGGTAATGACATAGATCCTTCAGCGCTCAATCAGTTAAAAGCACAACGTACACAATTACTAAAAGCTTTTTTTACTCTCTATCAAGATTATGCAAGATGGTATGAGACTTATGCCAAAGAGGTGGCAATAAATCCTCGAAAATTCATGGGCTTGGATCTCTATCTTTCTGAAAGCCATGCAAGCAAATTAGGTCTTTCAGATTATCTTATTCAACCTTTTCAACGCGGTCCCCGCTATAATCTCCTCGTTATAGCTGCAATTGAATATAACAATAAATTACCCAGTGATGACTCGACAAAACTTTCTGATGAAAGTATTGCTGATCTTGTAAAGATAAGAGACGTTATTAGAGACTATTTAAAGGCTGCTAATTCCTCAATGTCTACTCCACAAGCAACAGCCAAAGCCTATCAATTTGGCGATTACACTTGGGCAGCACTTAATTTTCTCAGCGAGTATGTAAAAAGCCAAGAAAGTCAGACTATGAATGTCAAAACTTCTCCTGCTTCAGGACATAAAAGTGGGTACAAATTTGGTAATGTTTCACGAGCAATATGGACTTCTATATGGAGTAAACCTGAAGTGGAAAAAACTTCTGAAACAGAAGAAGTAGAGAGCACAGCCTCATCTGAGGAAGAGTTAGAAAGTGAAGGGTTTGTTATGCTAAATCCTACAAAGCAAGGCTAG
- a CDS encoding inverse autotransporter beta-barrel domain-containing protein, producing the protein MLRLPQLSFLTLSLLAASTSSYAEFHPSLFPFMPRVIGEGFFGDETLGEADALVPIYGNHGGIFYIDGMGKTGDDDGYLGSIGGGYRGIYNDRFLLGGYVFGDFNRVARGPHFPVVNPGLELMTSLWDIHVNGYFPTSPKQKVQGVFLGEQLGTTQYVSFAGHNQFDNLINLVEEVGNGVDGEVGLTLPMARNLRFYTGGYHFSFKESQDINGVIGGVEMPLNNYFTVSIRDSYDKVQKNTAQLTIRLTLGGMDKSGPPNVENRLLDPFRRHLGTWNTGSGIPSQEAYVNTGVRVLTRDNIWFFSSAGTPFVAANGFSNCTYENNCLDTSFSQTTVNSIDTISPNANFYLSSGSYGTFSGASTFVAPEADFLTVLTLNRGQSLYGRSIGFATSQLRIVEGSMELTGGNTYDSLFLINNNSEFFNGLIITGSNVRIANSVIGGTSNFRGYKRAVFVNEAQDVVIENSRLEAFVDNVVNTNIIATGISIVDSKGVQLINDTINVNATQRAANTISGRGIIIDGDDTGSIKVLNSQANVQVTNAAGVDAIAQGIVIDDLDFNIKPNILNSTINVNATSTGNGIGSTSVAQGILVQSGQVNVEDSLVRVNSLNETANGVSHALGYNVVNVFTTLRLFRTNANVTAESRGDNSSANSIGLTVNERAIASLEQTQINASSQARLLAITTGINAVGISTFNKATVSFAGVDITSEASANVARAIAIRGSNGLISETASINGSVLASNFTATANGLSSAFAEGLNLNQSEFKNLIVALKFFRADTYTVAATGADATAVGIEAANSSIAILAFPNLEVNNNAVEGVDFLSSTGSEIRLCSFLGFALSGECPLVGN; encoded by the coding sequence ATGCTGCGCCTCCCACAACTGTCTTTTTTAACGCTTTCCTTGTTAGCTGCCAGCACGAGCAGTTATGCTGAATTTCACCCGAGTTTATTTCCTTTTATGCCGCGCGTAATAGGCGAGGGTTTTTTTGGTGATGAGACTTTAGGCGAGGCGGATGCGCTGGTGCCAATTTATGGCAATCATGGCGGAATTTTTTACATTGATGGGATGGGTAAGACGGGTGATGACGATGGTTATTTAGGTAGCATTGGTGGAGGCTATCGGGGAATTTATAATGACCGATTTTTATTGGGCGGTTATGTTTTTGGTGATTTTAACCGAGTGGCTCGAGGCCCTCATTTTCCGGTAGTGAATCCAGGTTTGGAGCTTATGACTAGTCTTTGGGACATTCATGTGAATGGATATTTCCCCACCTCCCCGAAACAAAAGGTGCAAGGAGTATTTTTAGGGGAACAATTAGGTACGACGCAATATGTGAGTTTTGCGGGTCATAATCAATTTGATAACTTAATTAATCTGGTTGAAGAAGTAGGGAATGGGGTTGATGGTGAAGTGGGATTAACCTTGCCCATGGCGAGAAACCTTCGTTTTTACACAGGTGGTTATCATTTTTCGTTTAAAGAGTCGCAAGATATCAATGGGGTGATTGGTGGTGTAGAAATGCCGCTGAACAACTATTTCACGGTATCGATACGAGATAGTTATGACAAGGTCCAAAAAAATACGGCGCAATTAACGATTCGTTTAACCTTAGGCGGCATGGACAAAAGTGGCCCCCCAAATGTAGAGAATCGCTTATTAGACCCATTCCGAAGACATTTAGGCACTTGGAATACTGGTTCTGGGATTCCCAGTCAAGAAGCCTATGTGAATACAGGTGTGCGAGTGCTGACACGAGACAACATCTGGTTTTTTAGCAGTGCAGGAACACCTTTTGTCGCGGCAAATGGTTTTAGCAACTGTACTTATGAAAATAATTGTCTGGATACTTCATTTAGTCAAACGACCGTGAACTCGATTGACACTATCTCCCCGAATGCTAATTTTTACTTAAGCTCAGGAAGTTATGGCACATTTAGCGGTGCTTCTACCTTTGTTGCCCCAGAAGCGGATTTTCTCACAGTATTGACTTTAAATCGCGGACAATCACTTTACGGGCGTAGTATTGGTTTTGCTACAAGCCAACTACGTATTGTAGAAGGCAGCATGGAGCTTACCGGAGGTAATACGTATGATTCACTTTTTCTTATCAATAATAATAGTGAATTTTTTAATGGATTAATCATTACAGGTTCTAACGTCAGAATTGCTAATTCTGTGATTGGGGGGACCAGTAATTTCCGTGGTTATAAAAGAGCAGTATTTGTGAATGAGGCACAAGATGTCGTTATCGAGAACAGCCGGCTTGAGGCGTTTGTAGATAATGTCGTGAATACAAACATTATTGCAACAGGTATCTCAATAGTAGATTCAAAAGGGGTACAACTGATTAATGACACCATAAACGTCAATGCAACCCAACGCGCTGCCAACACTATCAGCGGTCGAGGAATAATAATAGATGGTGATGATACAGGCAGTATAAAAGTACTGAACTCGCAGGCAAATGTGCAAGTAACAAACGCTGCAGGTGTCGATGCGATAGCCCAAGGAATCGTTATTGACGATTTAGATTTTAATATTAAACCGAATATCCTTAACTCCACAATAAATGTTAATGCTACTAGTACTGGTAATGGCATAGGAAGTACAAGTGTAGCTCAAGGAATCCTTGTCCAGAGTGGTCAAGTAAATGTGGAAGACTCTCTGGTACGTGTGAATAGTTTAAATGAAACTGCAAATGGGGTTAGTCATGCACTTGGATATAATGTTGTAAATGTCTTTACAACGTTAAGGCTCTTTAGAACAAATGCAAATGTGACTGCTGAATCCCGAGGAGACAATTCGTCGGCGAATTCTATAGGATTGACAGTTAACGAGCGGGCAATAGCAAGTCTAGAGCAGACACAAATTAACGCATCATCTCAAGCAAGACTCCTTGCAATAACAACTGGAATAAACGCTGTCGGCATTTCAACTTTTAATAAGGCTACTGTGAGTTTTGCGGGAGTAGATATAACCAGCGAAGCCTCGGCAAATGTGGCAAGAGCTATAGCGATTAGAGGAAGCAATGGTTTGATTAGTGAAACTGCAAGTATCAATGGTTCTGTCCTAGCTTCGAATTTTACAGCAACAGCCAATGGTTTATCGTCAGCTTTTGCTGAAGGTTTGAACTTAAATCAAAGTGAGTTTAAGAATTTAATCGTTGCGCTGAAATTTTTTCGTGCAGACACGTATACGGTAGCTGCTACAGGAGCGGATGCAACTGCTGTAGGGATTGAAGCTGCAAATAGTAGTATAGCGATATTAGCGTTTCCTAACCTTGAGGTGAATAATAATGCTGTAGAGGGAGTCGATTTTCTAAGCTCCACAGGGAGTGAAATTAGGCTCTGTAGTTTCTTAGGATTTGCATTGTCAGGGGAATGTCCATTAGTAGGTAACTGA